One window of the Phalacrocorax aristotelis chromosome 19, bGulAri2.1, whole genome shotgun sequence genome contains the following:
- the DHRS3 gene encoding short-chain dehydrogenase/reductase 3 isoform X2 gives MIILWGRTERCLKETTEEIRMMGTECHYFICDVGNREEVYWQAKAVREKVGDITILVNNAAVVHGKSLMDSDDDALLKSQHINTLGQFWTTKAFLPRMLELQNGHIVCLNSVLALSAIPGAIDYCTSKASSFAFMESLTLGLLDCPGVNATTVLPFHTSTEMFQGMRIRFPNLFPPLKPETVARRTVEAVQMNQAFLLLPWTMHVLVILKSILPQAALEEIHKFSGSYTCMNTFKGRT, from the exons ATCATCCTGTGGGGTCGAACTGAGAGATGCCTGAAGGAGACCACAGAGGAAATCAGGATGATGGGGACAGAATGCCATTATTTCATTTGTGATGTAGGAAATCGAGAGGAGGTCTATTGGCAAGCCAAAGCTGTGCGGGAAAAG GTGGGTGACATCACTATCCTGGTGAACAATGCTGCTGTGGTCCATGGTAAGAGCCTGATGGACAGCGATGATGATGCACTGCTCAAATCACAACATATAAACACCCTGGGACAGTTCTGG ACCACCAAAGCTTTCCTGCCAAGGATGCTGGAGTTGCAGAATGGACACATTGTTTGCCTGAACTCTGTCCTGGCCTTGTCAGCCATCCCCGGTGCCATTGACTACTGCACCTCCAAAGCCTCGTCCTTTGCCTTTATGGAGAGCCTGACCCTGGGGCTGCTGGACTGTCCTGGAGTGAATGCCACAACTGTCCTGCCCTTCCACACGAGCACAGAGATGTTTCAGGGCATGAGAATCAG GTTCCCtaatctttttcctcctctcaagCCAGAGACAGTGGCTAGGAGGACAGTAGAAGCCGTTCAGATGAATCAAGCCTTCCTGCTCCTTCCTTGGACAATGCATGTTCTTGTCATActtaaaag catTCTCCCTCAGGCAGCACTTGAAGAAATCCACAAGTTTTCTGGGAGCTACACCTGCATGAACACTTTTAAAGGACGAACATAG
- the DHRS3 gene encoding short-chain dehydrogenase/reductase 3 isoform X3 — protein sequence MMGTECHYFICDVGNREEVYWQAKAVREKVGDITILVNNAAVVHGKSLMDSDDDALLKSQHINTLGQFWTTKAFLPRMLELQNGHIVCLNSVLALSAIPGAIDYCTSKASSFAFMESLTLGLLDCPGVNATTVLPFHTSTEMFQGMRIRFPNLFPPLKPETVARRTVEAVQMNQAFLLLPWTMHVLVILKSILPQAALEEIHKFSGSYTCMNTFKGRT from the exons ATGATGGGGACAGAATGCCATTATTTCATTTGTGATGTAGGAAATCGAGAGGAGGTCTATTGGCAAGCCAAAGCTGTGCGGGAAAAG GTGGGTGACATCACTATCCTGGTGAACAATGCTGCTGTGGTCCATGGTAAGAGCCTGATGGACAGCGATGATGATGCACTGCTCAAATCACAACATATAAACACCCTGGGACAGTTCTGG ACCACCAAAGCTTTCCTGCCAAGGATGCTGGAGTTGCAGAATGGACACATTGTTTGCCTGAACTCTGTCCTGGCCTTGTCAGCCATCCCCGGTGCCATTGACTACTGCACCTCCAAAGCCTCGTCCTTTGCCTTTATGGAGAGCCTGACCCTGGGGCTGCTGGACTGTCCTGGAGTGAATGCCACAACTGTCCTGCCCTTCCACACGAGCACAGAGATGTTTCAGGGCATGAGAATCAG GTTCCCtaatctttttcctcctctcaagCCAGAGACAGTGGCTAGGAGGACAGTAGAAGCCGTTCAGATGAATCAAGCCTTCCTGCTCCTTCCTTGGACAATGCATGTTCTTGTCATActtaaaag catTCTCCCTCAGGCAGCACTTGAAGAAATCCACAAGTTTTCTGGGAGCTACACCTGCATGAACACTTTTAAAGGACGAACATAG